AACCAATCGTATCCCATACTTCTCAAAATTCTGTTCAAGATCAAAAAGGTTTTTCTCAATGTCTTTCCACCTCGCTGGAAAGCGAATGTAGTCATTTAAGTCTCCATAGGCATCAACACTTGCATAGATTCGGACGTGATTGAAATGAGGCCACAATTCTTTTACCTCATCTGGAATAATCGTCATGTTGGTGTTGTAGGAAATCCAAATGTTTTTTGCCCGTCCTTCTTCAATACACATTTTCATCACCAAGATCATTTGGGCAACGATCATCGGTTCACCACCTGCAAAATGAAGGTGCCTGAGATACGGGATTTGCTTTCTAAAACTCTCCCAAATTTGAGGATTCTCATAATAACGATAGCGACGATACTGATCCAGTTCAGATTCGGATTGACCAAACCATTTCTGATCGATCTTCTGCCAGTCCTTTATCCACTTGGAAGATGAGCGAGGATTGCACATTCGGCATGCCAAATTACAAAGATTGCCCAATCTATAATCGGCGGATCGAATTCTGACTTTAGTTCCTCCGTCCGGTCGAGTGTCATTGATGGCGCGTGTGATAAACTGATGGTAAGTTGCGTTCTCAAACTGGCGACGACTAAATCCCCCATTATTTTCTGTGATTCGACACCTTTCACAGATTCTAGACCACTCTCCCTTCATTTGCTGAACTCTGAGGGACTTCATAAAACTGGTATTCATCAAAACTTCGTCATCATGAATCCTACTGATATTAATGGGAATACCGTTCTCATCAATGTTATTACTGTTGTACTCCTCACTCACACAGCAAACCTGGACCTCACCACCGACATTTGTAAATCGATGAATCCAAGGAAGAACGCAAAAGGTCGGAGATACGCGATCGCCTCGGTAAGGGTCAAAATCATCCTCACTCATTTCTCCCCTCTCTCCTCCTCAGTTTGACCTTGAAATGAAGCAATAAAATCAGAAATTCATCATCAGTTCAATCCCAAAGACCAGATCTCACTGCAATCTATTAAGCCTCGCAATGAGACGCCGATGAGTTCATTGAGAGAATAGCAACCCTCAGATCAAAGATTGATCTGTTGGCTTCACAAAGTGATGCCGTGTTCTTCAAGGAGGAGGAAAATGGGTTTAAGAATCAACACCAATACCGCGAGTCTAAATGCCCAAAGAAATTTGATGGGTACCAAACTCGCACTCGACAAGAGTCTGGAAAGATTGTCGTCTGGCTTTAGAATCAATAGAGCCGGGGACGATGCAGCCGGACTCGCTATCAGCGAAAACCTCAGAGCACAAACACGTGGCTTGAAACAAGCTTCACGAAATGCACAGGACGGCATTTCACTTGTCCAAGTTGCAGAAGGTGGCCTGAACGAGGTCAGCTCCATATTGATTCGACTGAGGGAGCTTGCCGTGCAAGCGGCTTCTGATACGATCGGGCCAGTGGAGAGGCAGTTCCTCAACGTGGAGTATGATCAACTCGTATCCGAAGTTGATCGCATTGCCGATGGGACTGAATTTAACGGAACTCAATTGTTGAGCGGAACGGGTTCAATACTTGATTTTCAGGTTGGCACTCGTAACGATCCAAACATTGATCGCTTAAGTTTTGACGCTTCTAAAGCAGACTCTAACGCAGCTGCTTTAGGGGTGAATTTAACAAGTGTAGCAGATAAGGCTTCGGCTCAGAACAGTTTAAGTGCTATCGATTCAGCAATTGTGAGTGTTTCAGCAATGCGAGCAGATTTTGGAGCCATCCAAAATAGGCTGCAGTCATCGCTAAATAACATTGCGGTATCGATCGAAAATATGTCTGCAGCCAACAGCCGGATTCGCGACGCGGATATTGCCGAAGAAACAGCTGAACTCACAAGGAATAACATCCTTTTGAATGCTGGAACATCGGTGCTCGCACAAGCAAATCAATCTGCACAAGTTGCACTGGGTCTCTTGAACCGCTCACTCGGTAGTTAATTAAATTACTGAGTGCACTTTAGGTTCACGAACTTTAGCTCACGGGCGCGGAGTTAATCTCCCGCCTCCCCGGCAAATAGTCGGTGGGTACTTGAACGAATGCTACTGTTTCCTGCGGGAAACCGCCCTATTCATAGTGGCGGTTTCCAATTTGATTGAAGCCAACGCAAGGGAATGCTTGTAAGATTCCTGGGACTGCGTCAGTGTCTCCTGGATCATCAAAAAAATAATTGAAAATCTGGACTCAAACTCCCATCTAATTATGACGATCTGACTTTGGAGCTCTTTGGATTTTCCAAAGAACCATTAAAAAACAATGAGTGCATGACGCACTTAAATGCCAATGGAAGGCAGCTATCAAGGAGGATAAGCCATGCAAGGAGGATAATTATGGCCTTAAGGATATCAACCAATGTGGCATCACTGAATGCCCAGAGAAACTTGGTGAATACCAACCGAGCAATGGATCAGTCTCTCGCTCGACTGAGTTCGGGTTTCCGAATCAATCAGGCGGCTGACGATGCGGCGGGACTCGCGATCAGTGAGAATCTCCGAGCGCAAATTCGGGGTTTGGGACAAGCCAATCGAAATGCCCAAGATGGTGTTTCTCTGGTTCAGATAGCGGAGGGTGGATTGAATGAAGTTTCGGCAATGATGATTCGTCTGCGTGAGCTGGCAATTCAAGCAGCTTCAGACACCATCGGAGATGTTGAACGAAAATTCCTTGATGTGGAATATCAACAGCTCAAGTCGGAGATTCAGCGAATTGCTGAGGTCACTTCGTTCAATGGGTACGATTTGTTAAACGGAACCGGTGGAGTCATGGACATTCAAGTTGGAGTGAACAATGACCCCTTTAAAGATAGGATCTCGTTTAATACATCCGCAGCCAATTCTTCGCTCGAAGCGCTCGGTATTACAGCCGAGTCGGTCGCCACAAAGGAGCAGGCACAGACGAGTCTGAGTGCCGTCGATATTGGAATGGTTTCGGTCAATGCGATGCGAGCAAATTTTGGGGCTATGCAGAATCGTCTGCAATCCACCATCAATAACCTTAACATCGCCCACGAGAATCTGTCGGCAGCAAACTCACGAATTCGTGATTCTGATGTCGCAGCTGAATCTGCCGAATTGACGAGAAACTCAATCCTGACACAGGCTGGAGTTTCAGTACTCAGTCAGGCCAATTCAATTCAACAGGTGGCACTAAAACTATTGGGTTAGTCAACGAGAGTTTAACAGCGGGTTTGCGGTGGTGATTTTCAAAATCGCCACCGCCATAGCGTCCTTTTCCAACAACCAGTTCTCTATGATCTTAGATAACGATAAAAGGCAACAAGACCAAGTGCACACGCAATTCCGTATCCTAAGGCCGCCAGGACAGGCAATTCAAATACCTTTGGACCGCGATCAATTACCATCAAAAGAGAAGATGATATCAATAAGCCTCCAATCACAAGACCCAAAAAAACTGTGTGAGCAGACTTCACCACCGTCAAAGACATTTGCGTCATCTGCAAAATATCTAACTTTATTGCATAAGATGGACTATTGATCTTCCTCAGGTATTGTTTCAAATGCCGAGGGAAGCCCGACATGACGGAGCTCAGATCCTTACCAGCAGCTGTCAAGTCGCGCATTACCTTCGAGGTTTCATATCGATTCTTGACCAATTCATCGGCGAACTCAAGCGAATGAGATAGAAAATCAAAATCCTTCATTACTATCCGTCCCATCCCCTCAATGGAAACGATGGATTTAAAAAATAAGACAAGCTCTGTTGGTAATTTTAATTCGTGGCGCGAGGCAACTCCAGTTGAGTCAAGAAGCAGGCGACCGGCGTTCACATTTTTAAGTGTGAGACCGTAATAGGGAGCTATTAAATCGCGCAAGTCCCTAGCAAATCGATCGACGTCCACATGCCCAGTATAAGGGGCCATATCAACATACTCATAAGCGAGCCTCTCATAGTCTTCGGTAAACAAAGCTACCAACATACTGGCGATTGCATTTTGAGTTTTCTTATTTAACCGACCCACCAAACCAAAATCAATGAGACCAATCTGATTGTTGGGCAATACAAGGAGATTTCCAGCGTGTAGGTCTCCGTGAAAGAGCCCATCCGTAAAGACCATTTTTAGATAGCACTTGAGCCCCACTCTTAAAATGGCCTCCCGGTCAATCCCCTCCTGTGCCAGGGCATTTTTGTGACTCAGCGGAACGCCCTCCAACTCTTCAAGAACAATCACTTTTCTTCCCGTCAGCTCCATGAACACGTTGGGAATTTTTATGCTTGGCTCACTCGCAAAATTTCTCTGAAATCGGCGAATATTGTTTGCCTCTATGACAAAATTTGTTTCCTGCTCCAGAGCACGAAAAAACTCATTCACAATAGCAGTGGGAGAATAAAAGCGGGCCTCATCAACATGCTTCTCGAGCAATCCGGCAAGGGTGTACATAATACTCAGGTCTTCAGCAATAATATCCTGAATGCCAGGCCTCTGAATCTTGACCACAACATGGGAGCCATCTTTCAATATCGCCCGATGAACCTGAGCAATACTCGCCGCTGCCATTGGTTCTCGTTGAATTGATTCAAAAATATCTTGCAAGTGGGCCCCAAACTGTTCCTCCAAAATGACTTGCATGAGCGTAAAATCGAGAGTTGGAGCCTGGTCGTGGAGCTTCTTTAATTCTTCTGCCACATCGGCAGGAACAAGATCGGGACGAGTGGCCAACAACTGACCCAATTTAACGAAAACAGGCCCCAACTTTTCAAAGCAAAGGCGCAACCTCTCGCCAGCTGATAAACCGGCTAGCTCTTGGGAACTCAACTTGTCAAAAATGAATCTACCGAGATTTGCCCTTTCGGCGACCTCTTGAAACCCGTGCCTTGCGAACACTGCCACTATCTCTCTGAGTCTGAGAGCGCTTGTGATTGGATTCTGTTTCTTTAGATAGGAGCTCAGCACGCTTGCCTTCCAATACAGGTAGAAAATCTATTTTTCCATCCTGAGTGTCAGTTCTAGCTACCGCCACCCGAATGACATCACCAATGTTATAAGATACTCCAGACTTTTTACCAATCAATCTCAAATGATCTTCATCAAATTTAAGATCATTTTGAGGAAGGGCTTCCGTTCTTATCAAACCATCGACATCAAATTGGCGAAGAAGGACAAAAATACCAAACTTCGCCACTGAGCTGATGATGCCATCAAATTCCTCTCCCAAATGTTTGGCCATGAACCTGGCCTTTTTAATCGCCTTAACTTGACGCTCCGCTTTTGCAGCCCGTTGTTCACGCGCACTTGTCATTGTTCCAATTGATTGCAACTGTGGATAGGGAACGAACTCATATCCCCTCTCCGGTGCGATGACAGCCTTAAGGAGGCGATGAACAATCAAATCGGGATAACGCCTGATCGGTGAAGTAAAGTGCGTGTAAAACTCGAATCCTAAGCCAAAATGTCCCAAATTGTCGGGGCTATATTTGGCCTGGCTCATCGTTCGTAAGGTCAATATGTGAAGAATTTGCTCTTGAGGTTGTCCCTCAAAATGCTCCAATGCTTGACCAATTTTCTTCTGAAGCTTTCCTCCCCCAAGTCCTTTACTGAAACCAAAAATCTGCAAAAATCTTTCCAATTCTATAATGCTATCTGCACTTGGAACTTCATGTATGCGATACAAGGCGGAAACTTCCTTCCCATGAAAAAATTTGGCAACTGCAACATTGGCTGCAAGCATCATTTCTTCAATCAATCGGTGAGAAAAAAGCCGATCCGCTCGAATGATATCTACTGGTTGCCCTCCTTCATCAACTTCAACTTCAGTTTCTGGAATTTCCAGATCAAGAGAACCTTCTCTGATCCGTTTCTCCATAAAGATATGGGCCAAATCACTCGCCCGAGAAAGCATGCTTTTTACGTGCTCCAAATGACTGGGACAGTTGCCATCGATAATCTCTTGTGCCTCACCGTAAGTAATTCTCGCCTTGCTCTCAATCACGCCTTCATAAAAATTCTGTGAAGAAAGACTCCCACTAAAATCAAATTTCATATCTGCCACAAGCGCCAGGCGCGGCACGCCAGGACGCAGAGAGCACAAGTCATTGCTCAAGCTTTCAGGTAACATCGGCGAAACGAAATTCGGAAAATAAACGCTGGTACCCCGCTCATAGGCCTCTTCATCAATGGAAGAACCAGGCTTTACGTAATGACTAACGTCAGCGATCGCCACGATCAAATGAAATCCCACAGGCAGTGTTTCTACATAAATGGCATCGTCAAAATCCTTCGCTGTCACACCATCAATCGTCACAAAATTAAGAGAACGCAGATCAGTCCGACGCTTAAACTCAAGTTCGTTCAAATCATCTCGGATTTCTTCTGACTCTCTTAGAGTCTTTGTTGAAAAATCGTAAGGAATGGACTGAGTATGCAAAACTCTCATCGCATCATTGAGCGGATCAAGAGCATCACCAATGACCGATATGACTTCTCCACAAAATCCCCTTTGTCTCCTGGAAAGGATTTGATTTGCACCAACACCCAATCTCCTTCAGTGATTTCCAGGTGAGTTGGGCAAATTGCAGTCAGATCTTCTCCCCACCCATGACTGACGTCATGAAGAATTCCCCGTCCTTTCCCTTGCGCCCAATACTGGCCCGTCGCACGGGCCGTGCTTCTGACCAATATTTCAATCAATTCTCCACGAAGTCGATGTGTTGCTTTTTCAGCAATGACTCGGATTTTAATCCGATCATTAGTCATGACACCAGTCATCTCTCTTCGAGAAATATAGATATCTGGAATATCAGGACTTTCCGGTACAAAAAATCCGAATCCATCGGGATGTCGCTTGACAACCCCTTCCAATATATTGGGTAGTTTGGTTCGTCGCTTGTTCATTGATTCTCGCTTGGTATGCTATGATAGAGATCTGCTTTGGCGATGTGACCCTATCCTATTTTCGATATTTTAGAAAGTTGAAATATCGTTCCTTGAGTACATCCAGCTCTGCAACGCCACCACATTTGGGGCAGGCGAAACCATCCTGAACCAAAATTCCCTCCTTTGCATCTGCTGTTCCTTCTTTGTAATCTTTCCCGCGATGGACGAGGTGCATTTCGGTGTGATCACATTTGGAGCAGTAATAGGGGATATAGAAGGATTCCACCAGAGCATTTGGCGGGAGAAACCCATCTAAAATATTCATTTGATCCACCACATTTCTGGGACACTTTACAAATTGAAGTTGTATTCCAGAGACCTTTCTAATCCACAATAACCAGCCCCGCAGACCAATGGAATTGACAAAGCGAATACCCGAGAAATCAAAAGTCGCCTGCTTAACGCCTTTGAGGTCAATTTTAGAAAACTCAGCATTCTCATCAATATCCCCCTGAAAACGCAAAATAAGCCGATCTCCCTGCCACTTTTTATCGGTTTTAAATTCGCTTCTCATTTTTTGTGCCTCTCTCTGATGGGATTACGAGCAATTATATGTCAAAAACCATGCCCTCAACACCAAAACACCACTCTAATTTATTTGAATCCAATTCTTGTTCCAATGCCATTCGAATCGCAGATTCGTAATAGGAACGAGTCTGCTCTTCCACTTTCTGAATTTTTTCATCCGTGGCTGCTGGGTCATGATGAATAAAAACCATTTTTTTCACTCTTTCACGCATCCCAATATCGATTCCAATTGGAGCTGAGGCATGGCCCCAATTTATTTTTTCTGCCGCTTCAAGGAAGGTGTACTGTGCATCATAAATGAGCAAATCGACATTTTCATAAAGGGGAAGATCCTGTCCTAGGTCCTTCCTGCTGACTCGAGTCCCTTCAGTGTCTACACAGTGAGAAAAAACCTTCCCACCACTCTCGCAACGATAGCCCCAACAAGGATCGGGATGATCCAATTGATAGGGAATGACCGTTACATCACGCAGGACAAAAGGAACTCTTGGCTTCAATCGATGAAAGGTAATATGGGCTCCCAGCTGTTCAAAGGAAACCGGAAAGTGTGGTTTACAAAACATTTCGCGCACTCTGTCTTCTAGATCCTCCTGAACAGCATAAAAATGTATTCTGTTCCCTGGAATAAAAATAGGGACAAAAAATGGCAAACCGATCAAATGGTCCCAATGAAAATGAGTCATGAAAATATGGGCTTCACCCTTTCCTAAACCGCAAGGCCCCATTAAAAGGGACTCCCCATACCGACGAATTCCACTCCCCCCATCGATAACAAAATCGGCCTTTTGACTCGTCACTTGAATACAGGCCGTGTGTCCTCCGTAGCCTCCCACCCGATAAGGAGGAAGATTCCCAAGGAATTCCGTGACTCCTCCAGAATTGGATCTTCGAAAGTCTTCATACTCTTCGAGCAGATTCTGTATTTTGCTGCGAAGATATTCGGGCGGAACGGGGGCAGGAAGTGATCCGCGCGCCCCCCACAATCTAATTCGCAAATTCATGATCAGCGTCTTTCAATTAAAAATAGAAATTATACCCCACAAATCCCTCAATGCCTGACAAAGTGACTCCTAAGTCATTTCCATCAAGTTCAACTTCTTTGCCGTTTTGCGCCTGACTCAAACTCGCAGGACTGGGAGACCCGGAGGTGAAATCACCAGAGACCGAGGATGCCTTAAGTCTTTCAATACCCAGAATTCTCAAGTTTCCTTCAATACTAAAACAGTGGTTTGGGCTCAGAAAGCAAAATTCAGCTCCGATGCCTCCCAAATAACCGAGATCATTTCCAGAAAATTCAAGAGTGTTGCTGCCCTCTTTTATGTCTCCAGAGACGGTTCCCCACCCCAGCCCCAACTGGGTATAAAATTTAATCACTGTATCTTCGAGAAGATAAAATCTAAACATCGGAAAGACTGTCACACCGATGAGGCCATACTCATAATTATTACCAAGAGCATCTGAGCCGTCCCCGTTTTGATACATCATTCCCAACCGTAACTGAAAAGCTGTCATTCCCGAAAAGCGATAGCTGATGAAACCATTGCCTTCCCAGGCATTGCCAAGCTGAGGAGTTGAAATCCCTCCAGCTCGCTGATTTGCTCGGGTGGAGAGTTTGTTCAGATCTGATTGATCAGCGGCCGTGATACCTAGGTTTAAACCCAACGACCAGCCCCCCCCGCCTCCCTTTGCAGCAAGAGACCCCATCGCAGGCAAGATCGTCATCAAAATTGCTAATAAACGAACCATAGATGTCAGCATTTTTCCCCTCCCTTTCTGTCAATGATCGAGGAAAATACATTGGAGTTCAATCAGAGGTAAAAACCCTAGACTTTCAGCGGTCCGCTCTTTCTTGAACCGTTCTCAATTAATTAAGAAAGTGTTAATTTAGAAAGGAAATATTTTGCCCACTCAATGGTTAACAACCGACCTAGCAGAGTTCTAAATTCCTTCTCCTCAAAGATCTTGCCGTTGATCGAATATCTGGCACCCGTCTTCTCCCCCTGACCGTCAACGAAAGCTTCTATTACTGCTTTCGCTTGCAATTCATTTGAACGTATCGAAATCACCAATTTCACTGCCTCGCCTTGAGAAAGGGCTTTTACGCTGCTTTCCATTTTTAAGAAAAAATCACCCATTTTTTGAGATCGAATTGATCCCCCGAAAAAACCAGTTGATCGTCTCTCACCACGATCTTCACGAGAACTCACCAAACCCGAGAGATGCACTTGATCCACATCATTCAGCTGGCGGTACCCTGAATCTAAGGCCTGATATTTATATTCAAAATCGATATTTTCTTTCAGGCCCTGCACTTTCTTCTCGACCCTAGAAGAAAAATAAATAGGACAAACCGTGCCCTCGACAACCAGAAAGTCATTTTTCAGGCCAGTGGTCTCACCGCCCGAGGACGAATAGTCAATCCGACAGAATTCGCGCCCGATCTCTTTAACCATCTTGCCAACTAAGGGATCTTCTTTTCCGCTGAGGGAATCTTCAAGTAATTGACTCGATAAGTCAAAAGAGGTCTTCCTTTTTGCTCCCTCTTCCCTCTCCGATCGAGCTTTCTCAACGGCATTGGCCGCTCGATCTAAAGAGCCAGTGATTGATCCCAACAAATCAAGTTTCTCCCGGTTGAGCGGAATCTCGGATTCATTTGACACTCGAGACTCACATCCCGCAAATAGGAGAATTCCACCGAAAGAGCTTATTGCCAAAATTCTTGTCACTCTAGATTTCATTGCAACCCTTTTCTTCTCAAAATCACGTCTCTGTTCCACATCGTTTCTGCTCCCTAAATTGGAATTCCTGTCGAGAGTCCTTTAGCCTAAAGTCTGGAGACGAAATCACTGTCTGTCTATTGAATTTCCGAGGCTGTTGACCCGTCGCACGACCTCCCTTTATGTTGAACCAATGAGTTTCGAATTTTTTACCGATGTTCTGCAATATTCTGTCGATGGTTTCTTCGCACAACTTCCACAGAAGAAGCCCTCATTCAAACACTTACGTTTCTCCAAAATCATAGCGCACAGAGGCCATCACGATAACACTGAGATTTTTGAGAATACCTTGGCCGCCTTTGATAGCTGCTTGAAAAACCAGATATGGGGAATCGAGCTCGACGTCCGTTGGACTGAAGATCTCTTTCCTGTTGTGCTCCACGATCAGGACTGCGGTAGGGTTTTTGGACGCCCGAGCATCAACCCTTCTCGCTACACCTTAAGGATGCTCAGACAACATGCCCCCATGATACCGACCCTTCAAGAAGTGGTGGATCTTTTTGGTTTACAGATTCACTTGATGATTGAATTGAAAGAAAGTCTTTCTGATCCCGATAACATTAAGATGCAAAGACTTCTCGAGATACTTAAAGCTCTGAGACCCGGAACTGATTATCATTTGATGTCATTTTCCAAGGAAATTCTCAAGCGTGTTGATTTTCTACCTCCTGATTGCATGCTGGGCATCGCAGATTGGGACCTTGGCGAAATGAGCAAAGAATGCCTCAACCGAAATTATGGAGGTTTAACGGGACATTATCTTTTTATGACACCTTCTCTCATTGAACTTCACCACCACCATGAACAAAAAATTGGTGTTGGCTTTATCAAATCACCAAACAGTCTTTACCGAGAGATAAACCGCAAAGTTGATTGGCTTTTCACCAATCATCCCTTGGAGTTAAAGCAATGGATGCTGGAACTACCTTAATCGAGCCAAATTCTCCCTCAGACTGGCTAGTTTTATCTGCTGCTCCTCCAACTGAGCTCGGGCCTGAATGACAATTTCTGGAGGTGCATTCTTGACAAAATTGTCATTCCGTAAGCGCATTGAGATCCCCGAAACTTCCTTCTCGCCCTTCTCAATAACCTTTTCTAGACGCTTAACCTCCTCTTCAAGATCTACAATTCCCTCGAGAGGAACCACCACCATGACCTTATTTTCACCCACCACAAAGGGACTGATCGCACATTTTCTTAGGGACCCTGCTTCTCCAATCTCACATAAGCCCAGTTTAGCGAGCCTCATGATTGCGACCTTATTCGACTGCAAAATTTTCTGCAATTTGTCTTCCGATGGAACCAACCGTGCAGTAATTTCTTGTCCGGGTTTAATTTGATTTTCACCTCGAATATTTCGAAGAGCTGTGATAACTCCCTTAACCACATCCAATTCAAAGGCCTGTTCCTGAGAGCCACCCTTAAGCCAATTTCTGTCGCTCAAAATTGTAGGATAACGATCCACAACACAAGCTTCCCCTCTGATTGGAAGTTTTTGATATAACTCTTCCGAAATAAATGGGACAAATGGATGCAACAATCTCATTAACCTATTAAGAACCTGAGCCAAAACAATTTGGGTTGCCCGTTTTTCGCTGCTTTCCCTTCCATATACAACTGGTTTGATAAATTCCAAATACCAGTCACAAAATTCATGCCAGGCAAAAGAGTAGATGGCATTTGCAGCGTCTGAAAAGCGGTACGATTCTAATGATGTCTCCACTTCCTTCATACAAATGCTCATTTTATAGATAATCCACTGATCAGCGTGAGAAAGGTCATTCAATGGAGGCAAATCGTCAATGCTGACTGATTTAAAATCGACATCCTCAATGGCTTTGAGCGCAAATCGAGTGGCATTCCAGAGTTTATTCATGAAATTGCGATAGCCTTCAAGTCTCTGATCCGAAAACTTGAGGTCCTTACCCGTAGAAACCTGAGACAACAAAGTAAAACGAAGTGCGTCAGCCCCGAATTTTTCGATCAGTTCTACTGGGTCAGCAGAATTGCCCAGGGATTTGGACATCTTTCTGCCTTCAGAATCTCTCACCAGTCCATGAATGTACACGGATCTAAAAGGAACATCCTTTTTAAACTCCAGTCCCGCCATTATCATGCGAGCGACCCAAAAGAAAATAATATCGTGACCTGTTACCACGACATTAGTGGGATAAAAAGTTCGCAATGCCTCCGTCTCATTTGGCCATCCCATTGTGCTAAACGGCCAAAGTGCAGACGAAAACCAAGTGTCTAAAACGTCCTCTTCTTGACGAATATGAGTGCTCTGACAGTTCTCGCAATTTTGAGGGTCTGCCTCAACAACCGTCACATGTCTACAATCATCGCAATGCCAGGCCGGAATACGGTGTCCCCACCACAGTTGGCGAGAAATGCACCAATCTTGAATGATATTCATCCAGTGCAAATAAGTCTTGGTCCATGATTCGGGTTCAAACAGAACTGTTCCACTCTCAACGACTCGCTTGGCTGGGAGGGATATCTCTGATGTTTTTACAAACCACTGCTCCGAAAGTAAAGGTTCTACAACGACACCCGATCGGGAACAGTGCCCGACAGAATGTATATGAGATTCAATTTTCTCTAAAAAGCCACCGCTTTCAAGATCACTCACTACCTGTTCACGCGCCTTTTTTGCGGTCAAACCCTGATAGGCCTTCGGAACGTTCTCATTGAGAGCACCCTTTCTATCTAGAATACTAATTGACTCTAGTTGATGCCTCTTTCCAATCTCATAGTCATTAAAGTCATGGGCTGGAGTAATTTTCACGACTCCCGAGCCAAACTCCCTATCAACATAATCGTCCCCA
This region of Bdellovibrionales bacterium genomic DNA includes:
- a CDS encoding glycerophosphodiester phosphodiesterase — translated: MTRRTTSLYVEPMSFEFFTDVLQYSVDGFFAQLPQKKPSFKHLRFSKIIAHRGHHDNTEIFENTLAAFDSCLKNQIWGIELDVRWTEDLFPVVLHDQDCGRVFGRPSINPSRYTLRMLRQHAPMIPTLQEVVDLFGLQIHLMIELKESLSDPDNIKMQRLLEILKALRPGTDYHLMSFSKEILKRVDFLPPDCMLGIADWDLGEMSKECLNRNYGGLTGHYLFMTPSLIELHHHHEQKIGVGFIKSPNSLYREINRKVDWLFTNHPLELKQWMLELP
- a CDS encoding valine--tRNA ligase; its protein translation is MYQWWMNKGYFKAQDVSTKPPYCIILPPPNVTGSLHMGHALNHSIQDALIRWKRMSGFNALWLPGTDHAGIATQSVVEKQLAKEGKTRHQIGRTDFVAKVWEWKEQYGERIIEQMKRLGDSCDWDRLCFTLDEGVSTAVRKVFVQLYKKNWIYKGTRLINWSPKLESALSDLEVDYKEVKGSLWHIRYPLEDGTGHLVVATTRPETLLGDTAVAVHPEDERYSSLIGKSVKLPLTDRLIKIIGDDYVDREFGSGVVKITPAHDFNDYEIGKRHQLESISILDRKGALNENVPKAYQGLTAKKAREQVVSDLESGGFLEKIESHIHSVGHCSRSGVVVEPLLSEQWFVKTSEISLPAKRVVESGTVLFEPESWTKTYLHWMNIIQDWCISRQLWWGHRIPAWHCDDCRHVTVVEADPQNCENCQSTHIRQEEDVLDTWFSSALWPFSTMGWPNETEALRTFYPTNVVVTGHDIIFFWVARMIMAGLEFKKDVPFRSVYIHGLVRDSEGRKMSKSLGNSADPVELIEKFGADALRFTLLSQVSTGKDLKFSDQRLEGYRNFMNKLWNATRFALKAIEDVDFKSVSIDDLPPLNDLSHADQWIIYKMSICMKEVETSLESYRFSDAANAIYSFAWHEFCDWYLEFIKPVVYGRESSEKRATQIVLAQVLNRLMRLLHPFVPFISEELYQKLPIRGEACVVDRYPTILSDRNWLKGGSQEQAFELDVVKGVITALRNIRGENQIKPGQEITARLVPSEDKLQKILQSNKVAIMRLAKLGLCEIGEAGSLRKCAISPFVVGENKVMVVVPLEGIVDLEEEVKRLEKVIEKGEKEVSGISMRLRNDNFVKNAPPEIVIQARAQLEEQQIKLASLRENLARLR